In one window of Gossypium hirsutum isolate 1008001.06 chromosome A01, Gossypium_hirsutum_v2.1, whole genome shotgun sequence DNA:
- the LOC107925917 gene encoding probable eukaryotic translation initiation factor 5-1, with translation MALQNIGASNSDDAFYRYKMPKMITKIEGRGNGIKTNVVNMVEIAKALARPASYTTKYFGCELGAQSKFDEKTGTSHVNGAHDTAKLAGLLENFIKKYVQCYGCGNPETEIIITKTQMITLKCAACGFVSDVDMRDKLTTFILKNPPEAKKSTKDKKAMRRAEKERLKEGEAADEELKKIKKEAKKKGSSTTSKVVASKGAVTKKKSKHSDEDHSPSQSQVDENEQVASDDDDDVQWQTDTSLAAAQQRIQEQLSAVTADMVMLSTNEEKKKSVKKTPECDVKVHEKGFNTHEKLVNEIKEHLKKGSSPTQLKSFLGSLSGTSQEIMDALFTALFEDVGKGFAKEVTKKKNYLAAGAAAAAAANEEGCQMMLLHSMELFCGKASPEAAKEVALVIKVLYDDDILEEEFVMEWYQKGIAGSNNSSQIWKNVKPFIEWLQNAESETEEE, from the coding sequence ATGGCTTTGCAAAATATTGGTGCTTCAAACAGTGATGATGCCTTTTATAGGTATAAGATGCCCAAGATGATAACTAAGATTGAAGGGAGAGGAAATGGCATCAAGACTAATGTAGTTAATATGGTTGAGATTGCAAAGGCTTTGGCTAGACCTGCTTCTTACACTACAAAGTATTTTGGTTGTGAACTGGGAGCTCAATCCAAGTTTGATGAGAAGACTGGAACTTCACATGTAAATGGGGCCCACGACACTGCCAAGCTTGCAGGGCTTCTTGAGAACTTCATTAAGAAGTATGTTCAATGCTATGGTTGTGGGAACCCTGAAACGGAGATAATTATTACCAAGACGCAGATGATTACCCTGAAATGTGCTGCATGTGGATTTGTTTCCGATGTTGACATGCGAGATAAGCTTACAACATTCATTCTTAAAAACCCACCTGAGGCAAAGAAGTCAACGAAAGACAAGAAAGCGATGAGGAGAGCTGAAAAGGAGAGACTCAAGGAGGGTGAGGCTGCTGATGAAGAGCTGAAGAAGATTAAAAAGGAGGCAAAAAAGAAAGGTTCCTCTACTACTTCAAAGGTTGTTGCTTCCAAGGGTGCAGTAACCAAGAAGAAAAGCAAGCATTCTGATGAGGATCATTCCCCTTCACAAAGCCAGGTTGATGAGAATGAACAGGTAGCCAGTGATGACGACGATGATGTCCAGTGGCAAACAGATACTTCACTGGCGGCTGCTCAACAAAGGATTCAAGAGCAGTTAAGTGCTGTTACTGCAGATATGGTGATGCTATCTACCaatgaagagaagaaaaagtCAGTGAAGAAGACTCCGGAGTGTGATGTCAAGGTACATGAGAAAGGTTTCAATACCCATGAGAAACTTGTTAACGAGATAAAGGAACATCTCAAGAAAGGGTCTTCTCCAACTCAGCTTAAATCCTTCCTAGGTTCACTCTCTGGAACTTCCCAAGAAATCATGGATGCTCTTTTCACAGCACTCTTTGAGGATGTTGGGAAAGGGTTCGCTAAGGAAGTAACTAAAAAGAAGAATTACCTTGCAGCAGGGGCAGCGGCAGCAGCTGCAGCCAATGAAGAGGGATGCCAGATGATGCTTCTACATTCTATGGAGTTATTTTGTGGCAAGGCCAGCCCTGAGGCAGCAAAGGAGGTGGCTTTAGTTATTAAAGTATTGTATGATGATGACATATTGGAAGAAGAGTTTGTCATGGAGTGGTACCAGAAAGGTATAGCTGGTAGTAATAATAGCTCTCAGATATGGAAGAATGTCAAGCCCTTCATCGAGTGGCTCCAGAATGCTGAGTCTGAGACCGAGGAGGAGTGA
- the LOC107925910 gene encoding uncharacterized J domain-containing protein C4H3.01 yields the protein MSNLRTVCRPHMVFTSLMCSSRHHYLHQARSRTRVAFRNPDFRSSSFSPWLHLSRDLRRKEPWFRVNQRRTVVRASNWSDQKSPYETLELERDADEEQIKTSYRRLAKFYHPDVYDGKGTLEEGETAEARFIKIQAAYELLIDGERRRQYDMDNRVNPMKASQAWMEWLIKKRKAWDQRGDMAVSAWAEQQQRELNLRVRRLSRSKIDPDEERRILAKEKKASMEHFNSTLKRHTLVLKKRDLMRKKAEEEKKKVINQLLAAEGLELDTDDESQ from the exons atgagCAATTTGAGGACTGTTTGTAGACCACACATGGTCTTCACTTCATTGATGTGTAGTAGCAGGCACCACTACCTCCATCAAGCTCGATCCAGAACTAGAGTTGCCTTTCGAAACCCTGATTTTAGGTCATCTTCCTTCTCTCCGTGGCTTCATTTGTCCAGAGATTTGAGGAGGAAGGAGCCTTGGTTTCGGGTCAATCAAAGAAGAACTGTCGTTAGGGCATCGAATTGGTCCGATCAAAAGTCTCCCTATGAAACTCTTG AGTTAGAAAGGGATGCTGATGAAGAACAGATAAAGACTTCATATAGACGTTTGGCCAAATTCTATCATCCTGATG TCTATGATGGTAAAGGGACTCTTGAAGAAGGTGAGACTGCTGAAGCAAGATTCATTAAGATTCAAGCGGCATATGAACTGCTCATAGATGGGGAGAGGCGGAGGCAGTATGATATGGATAATCGAGTCAATCCAATGAAG GCATCTCAAGCATGGATGGAGTGGCTTATAAAAAAGCGGAAAGCTTGGGATCAGCGTGGAGATATGGCTGTTTCTGCTTGGGCTGAGCAGCAGCAGCGTGAGCTGAATCTCCGTGTCCGCCGTCTTTCCCGTTCTAAG ATAGATCCTGATGAAGAGAGAAGAATCTTGGCAAAAGAGAAAAAGGCATCAATGGAACACTTTAACAGTACTCTTAAGCGGCATACGCTTGTGCTAAAGAAAAGGGATTTAATGCGCAAGAAAGcagaagaggaaaagaaaaaggttataAATCAGCTTTTAGCTGCAGAAGGCCTTGAACTCGATACAGATGATGAATCTCAGTAG
- the LOC107925904 gene encoding phosphopantothenate--cysteine ligase 2 produces MDSAAFHEIDSFFESAPPLKDSAKITDKLNQFIQFDSPSGEVKGRRVVCVTSGGTTVPLEQRCVRYIDNFSSGNRGAASTEYFIKAGYKVIFLYRRGTCQPYCRSLPEDPLLECFELADDFNFQVRESHSEAVKGAIRDHHAAVADGLLLKLPFATIFEYLQMLKIIASAIRTLGPHAMFYLAAAVSDFYVPWKSMVEHKIQSASGPLDMRLMQVPKMLSVLRTEWTPKAFCISFKLETDSKILLEKAIMALKKYKMHAVVANELLTRKEVVTVVTDNGNISVHRDKTWAGSDVEDPLIELLVNRHSTHIKDPST; encoded by the exons ATGGATTCTGCAGCTTTTCACGAGATCGATTCGTTCTTCGAGTCAGCTCCTCCTCTCAAAGATTCCGCTAAAATCACTGACAAGTTGAATCAGTTCATCCAATTTGATTCTCCTTCTG GAGAAGTCAAAGGGAGGAGGGTTGTGTGCGTGACATCAGGCGGAACTACGGTTCCTCTGGAGCAGCGGTGTGTTCGgtatattgataattttagttCAGGGAATAGAGGAGCGGCTTCTACAGA GTATTTTATTAAGGCTGGATATAAGGTTATCTTTTTGTATCGGAG GGGAACCTGCCAGCCGTATTGCAGGTCTCTTCCTGAGGATCCTTTGCTGGAATGCTTTGAGCTCGCTGATGATTTCAATTTTCAAG TGCGGGAATCACATTCTGAAGCAGTGAAGGGGGCCATTAGAGATCATCATGCT GCAGTAGCAGATGGTCTCCTTTTGAAGCTACCCTTTGCAACCATATTTGAGTATCTTCAG ATGTTAAAGATCATTGCCTCAGCAATCAGAACCCTTGGACCTCATGCAATGTTTTATCTTGCTGCTGCTGTCTCTGATTTTTATGTTCCTTGGAAGAGCATG GTAGAGCACAAGATTCAGTCAGCATCTGGCCCTTTGGACATGCGACTTATGCAAGTGCCAAAGATGCTCTCGGTGTTAAGGACGGAATGGACTCCCAAGGCTTTCTGCATATCCTTCAAG CTTGAGACAGATTCAAAAATTCTCCTAGAGAAGGCCATTATGGCTCTTAAAAAGTACAAAATGCATGCAGTTGTAGCCAATGAGCTTTTGACCCGGAAAGAGGTGGTCACAGTTGTCACAGATAATGGAAATATTTCAGTTCACCGGGATAAGACTTGGGCTGGGTCTGATGTGGAGGATCCACTGATTGAACTCCTTGTGAACCGACACTCAACTCACATAAAAGATCCTAGCACTTGA